The nucleotide sequence GGTGCGGCGGAATTCGCCGTCGGTGATGCTCTTGAGGCCGATGTCTTCCTGGAACTTGACGATCTCGGCGATGGCCTTGTCCTCGACCGTGCGCAGTTGCTCGGGCGTGATCTCGCCCCTGGCCTTCTGCTCGCGCGCTTCGAGCAGGTATTGGGGACGCAGGAAGCTGCCCACGTGGTCGTAGCGGGCGGGCAGGGTGGCGTGCTGGGACATGAGGATGGAACTCCGGCTTGTCTGAACGAAAGGGGGTGGAACGGAACATCGTATCGCCTTGTGCGGCGACGTCGATGTGTACAGAAGACTCGGTGTTTTCCCTTGATTCGGCCGAATCGGCTGGAAATTCTCGTGTTTCTGTATACATTGAGTATCCATGGACACGCGATCGCCCCATTTCCCGCTCAACGCCTGGTATGCCGCCGCCTACGACGTGGAGGTGCGGCATGCGCTGCTGCCGCGCACGGTCTGCAACCAGAAGCTGGTGCTGTTCCGCCGCACCGACGGGCAGGTGGCCGCGCTCGAGGACGCCTGCTGGCACCGGCTGCTGCCGCTGTCGATGGGGCGGCTCGAGGGCGACGAGCTGGTCTGCGGCTACCACGGCCTGGTCTACAACAGCCAGGGCCGCTGCACCCACATGCCGAGCCAGGAGACGCTCAACCCCTCGGCCTGCGTGCGCAGCTTCCCGGTGGCCGAGAAGCATCGCTTCATCTGGATCTGGCCAGGCGATCCGGCGCTGGCCGATCCCGCGCTGGTGCCCGACATGCACTGGAACGACGACCCGGCCTGGGCCGGCGACGGCAAGATGATCCGCGTGAACTGCGACTACCGGCTGGTGGTCGACAACCTCATGGACCTGACGCACGAGACCTTCGTGCACGGCTCCTCGATCGGCAACCGCGAGGTGGCCGAGGCGCCCTTCGTCGCCACCCATGGCGACCGCTCGGCCACCGTCACGCGCTGGATGGAGAACATCGAGGCACCGCCGTTCTGGGGCGGGCAGATCCGCCATGCGCGCGGCTACGCGGGCAAGGTCGACCGCTGGCAGATCATCCGCTTCGAGGCGCCGTGCACGGTCAACATCGACGTCGGCGTGGCCGAGGCCGGCAGCGGCGCGGTGCCCAAGGGCGGCAACCCGGGCGACCGCGGCAGGGGCGTCAACGGCTACGTGCTCAACACCATCACGCCCGAGACCGACAAGACCTGCCTCTACTTCTGGGCCTTCGCGCGCAACTACTGCCTGGGCGAGCAGCGCCTCACGCACGAGCTGCGCGAGGGCGTCTCGGGCATCTTCCGCGAGGACGAGCTGGTGCTCGAGGCGCAGCAGAAGGCGATCGACGAGCATCCCGACCACCGCTTCTACAACCTCAACATCGACGCCGGCTCGATGTGGGCGCGGCGGCTGATCGACCGCATGGTCGACAAGGAGCGGCCCGCGCGCGCCGCGATCCCGATCCGCGTCGACCAGCGGCAGGCCGCATGAAGGTCGCCGCCAGCAGCAGCGCCGGCGAGCCCGGCGACAGCGGCGCCTCGCAGGCCGTGAAGGCGCAGCTGCGGCTGCGCGAGATGATCCTGGCCGGCGAGCTGCCGGGCGGCGCGCGCATCGCCGAGGTCGCGATCTCCGAGCAGCTCGGCGTGTCGCGCACGCCGGTGCGCACCGCGCTGATGCGGCTCGAGCAGGAAGGCCTGCTCGAGGCCCTGCCCAACGGCGGCTATGCGGTGCGCACCTTCTCCGAACGCGACGTGGCCGACGCCATCGAGCTGCGCGGCACGCTCGAGGGCCTGGTCGCGCGGATCGCGGCCGAACGCGGCGCGGCGCCAGTGGTGCTGAGCGAGGCGCGCGGCTGCCTGCAGCGCATCGACGAGCTGCTGCGCGAGCCCGCGCTCGACGACGCCGCCTTCTCGCGCTACGTGACGCACAACGAACGCTTCCATGCGCTGCTGTGCGAGATGGCCGGCAGCCCGGTGATCGCGCAGCAGCTCGAGCGCGTGATCAACCTGCCGTTCGCCTCGCCCTCGGGCTTCGTGATCGTGCAGGCCAATTCGCCGGCCGCGCGCGACATGCTGGTGATCGCGCAGGACCAGCACCTGCAGGTGCTCGACGCCATCGAGTCCGGCGAGGGCTCGCGCGCCGAGGCGCTGATGCGCGAGCACAGCCGCATCGCGCGGCGCAACCTGCGCGAGGCGCTGCATGGCGCGCCCACCGAGCAGCAGCGTCCGCTGCCGGGCGTGCAGCTGATCCGCCGCCGCGGCTGAGCGGCTTCCTTCTTTCTTTCCGGTCCTGGTTCCCCGATGAAAAGCGATCTCCAATGGATGCAGGCGCAGGTGGTGGCGCTGCGCGACCTCACGCCCACCGTGCGCGAATTCGAACTGCGGCCCGAGGCGGGCACGGCCGGCGGCCACGAGCCCGGCGCCCATCTGCAGGTGCGGGTGACGAGCGCGCAGGGCCAGTTGCAGACGCGCTCGTATTCGCTCGTGGGGCAGGGCGAGCACGGCGGCTGGCGCATCGCCGTCAAGCGGCTCGACGACGGCCGTGGCGGTTCGCTCGCGATGTGGCGACTGGCCGTCGGCGACCGCCTGCAGGTCAGCGCGCCGCAGAACCACTTCGCGCTCGACCTGTCGGCGCCGGGTTACCTGCTCGTGGCGGGCGGCATCGGCATCACGCCGCTGGTGGGCATGGCGCAGCGGCTGAGCGCCCATGCGCGGCGCAGCGGCGTGCCGCTGGCCATGCACTACGGCGCGCGCCATGCGGGCGAGTTCGCCTACCTCGACGAACTGCGTGCATCGCTCGGCGAGACGGCGTTGCGGACGCACGAAGGCGCCGCGGCCATCGACCTCGCGGCCGCCATCGCCGCGCTGCCCGCGGGCGGCCAGCTCTACACCTGCGGCCCGGCGCCGATGCTCGAGGCCGTGCAGCGCGCCTGGGCGGCGGCCGGCCGCGCCGCGGCCGACCTGCGCTTCGAGACCTTCGGCAGCAGCGGCCGGCTGGCCGCGCAGGCCTTCACCGTGCGCGTGCCGCGGCACGACCTCGCGATCACCGTGCCGGCCGACTGCTCGCTGCTCGATGCGCTCGACGCGGCCGGCGTGCAGACCCTGTGGGACTGCCGGCGCGGCGAATGCGGGCTGTGCGCGATGGACGTGCTGGCGGTGGACGGCGAGATCGACCACCGCGACGTGTTCCTCAGCGCGCACGAGAAGCAGGCCACCACCCGCATCTGTGCCTGCGTGTCGCGCGCGGTGGGGACGCTCACGCTCGATTCCGCGTACCGCGCGGACGCCTGACCGGCACCGATCCACCCCGTTGCGCGATCATCGCGCAGTTCATTTGTCTATCGCGCAACAAAGCGCCGCGCGGGCCCGCGCCTAGGTGAAGGCCCGCGACAAGGAATGTTGCAAAGTGTTGAAAAATAGGCCGATTCCGCTCGTCGCCCCCAAAGGAGAACTCATGCAAAGGCGTCAACTCATCCAGTCCGCGAGCCTCGCCGCGCTCGCGCTTTCCGGCGCGCTGTCCGTCACGGCCGTCCAGGCCCAGGACAACAAGTTCAAGATCGGCCTGATCCTGCCGATGACCGGCCAGTCGGCGTCGACCGGCCGCCAGATCGAGGCCGCCGCGCGTCTGTACATGGCGCAGAACGGCGACACGGTGGCCGGCAAGAAGATCGAGCTGATCGTCAAGGACGACACCGGCCTGCCCGACGTCACCAAGCGCCTGGCGCAGGAGCTGGTGGTGAACGACAAGGTCAACGTGCTCGCCGGCTTCGGCCTGACGCCGCTGGCGCTCGCGGTGGCGCCGATCGCCACCCAGTCGAAGACGCCGCAGGTCGTGATGGCAGCCGCCACCTCGAGCATCACCGAGGCCTCGCCCTTCATCGTGCGCAGCGGCTTCACGCTGCCGCAGGTGTCGGTGCCGATGGGCGATTGGGCGCCGAAGAACGGCATCAAGACGGTGGTCACGCTGGTCAGCGACTACGGCCCCGGCAACGACGCCGAGAAGTTCTTCAGCGAGCGCTTCGCGCTCAACGGCGGCAAGGTGATCGACAAGCTGCGCGTGCCGCTGCGCAACCCCGACTTCGCGCCCTTCCTGCAGAAGGTGCGCGACGCCAAGCCCGACGCGCTGTTCGTCTTCGTGCCCTCGGGCGCGGGCGCGGCGGTGATGAAGCAGTTTCTCGAGCGCGGCATGGACAAGGCCGGCATCAAGCTGATCGCCACCGGCGACGTGACCGACGACGACCAGCTCAACGACATGGGCGACGGCGCGCTCGGCGTGGTCACCTCGCACCACTACTCGGCCGCCCATCCCTCGGCCGCCAACAAGAAGTTCGTCGAGGCCTTCGAGAAGGCCAACCCCAAGCTGCGCCCCAACTTCATGGCCGTGGGCGGCTACGACGGCATGCGCGTGATCTACGAGGCGCTCAAGACCAGCAAGGGCCAGGGCGGCGGCGAGGCGCTGCTGGCCGGCATGAAGGGCCAGGTCTTCGAGAGCCCGCGCGGCCAGGTGCTGATCGACGCCCAGACCCGCGACGTGGTGCAGGACGTGTACCTGCGCAAGGTCGAGAAGAAGGACGGACAGCTCTACAACGTCGAGTTCGACGTGATCAAGGGCGTCAAGGATCCGGGCAAGGCAAAGTAAACACGGGATCGAGCAGCCGGACGCAGAGGACGCGAAGGTTGCGCGAAGGACGCGAAAGAAACTTCATTTGAATTCTTTCGCGTCCTTCGCGTAGTTTTCGCGTCCTTCGCGTCCGGTCAGCCCGCATTCAGCAGCCGCGAACAAGCGCACATGCTCACCATTCTTTTCGACGGCATCGCCTACGGCATGCTGCTGTTCGTGCTCGCCGTGGGGCTGGCCGTGACGCTGGGGCTGATGAACTTCATCAACCTCGCGCATGGCGCCTTCGCGATGGCGGGCGGTTATCTCACCGTGTTCGCGATGCAGAAGTTCGGCGTGCCGTTCATGCTGTGCCTGCCGCTGGCCTTCGTGGTCGTGGCGCTGGCCGGCGCGCTGCTCGAGCGCACGCTCTACCGGCCCATGTACGGCAAGCCGCACCTCGACCAGGTGCTGTTCTCGATCGGGCTGGCCTTCATGGCGGTGGCGGCCATCGACTACTTCGTGGGCTCCTCGCAGCAGAACGTGCAGCTGCCCGAATGGCTGCGCGGGCGCACCGAGCTCGGCGACGGCGCGCTGATGCTGGGCATGGGCCATTACCGGCTGTTCATCATCGCGGTCTGCGCGGTGCTCACCGTGGTGCTGCAGCTGATCCTCTCGAAGACCCGCTTCGGCAGCCGGCTGCGCGCGGCGGTCGACGACCCGCGCGTGGCCGCGGGCCTGGGCATCAACGTCAACGTGGTGTTCCTGCTGACCTTCGCGGTCGGCTCGGGGCTCGCGGGGCTGGGCGGCGCGCTCGGCGCCGAGATCCTCGGCCTCGACCCGACCTTCCCGCTCAAGTACATGATCTATTTCCTGATCGTGGTCTCGGTCGGCGGCACCTCCTCGATCACCGGGCCGCTCGCGGCCGCGCTGCTGCTGGGCATCGCCGACGTGGCCGGCAAGTACTTCATTCCGAAGATGGGCGCCTTCACCGTCTACCTGCTGATGATCCTGATCCTGATGTGGCGCCCGCAGGGCCTGTTCACGCGCAAGGGAGGCCGCTGATGGGCGCGCCTTCTTCCTCCTCCGACTTCCAGTCGCCGCTGCTGCGCAAGGCGCGCTGGCATCCGGTCGAGTTCGTCGTGTGGGCCGTGGCCTTCGCGCTGCCGCTGATCACGCCCTCGCACTCGCTGCTGGTCAACGAGATCGCCATCGTCGCGCTGTTCGCGATGTCGCTCGACCTGATCCTCGGCTACACCGGCATCGTCTCGCTGGGCCATGCGGCCTTCTTCGGCTTCGGCGCCTATGCCGCGGCGCTGTTCGCCAAGCTGGTGATGCCCGACCCGACCGTGGGCCTGCTGTTCGCCATCGTCGTGTCGGCGCTGCTCGGGCTGGTGGCCAGCGTCACCATCCTGCGCGGCAGCGACCTCACGCGGCTGATGGTCACGCTCGGCACCGCGCTGCTGCTGCTCGAGCTCGCCAATAAGCTCGACTGGCTGACCGGCGGCGCCGACGGCCTGCAGGGCGTGGTGATGGGGCCGGTGCTCGGCCTGTTCGAGTTCGACCTCTACGGCCGCACGGCCGCCTGGTATTCGCTGGCCGTGATGCTGGTGCTGTTCCTCGTCATGCGCCGGCTCGTGCATTCGCCTTTCGGCGCCACGCTCAAGGCGATCCGCGACAACCGGCTGCGCGCCATGGCGATCGGCATCCCGGTGGTGTCGCGGCTGGCCGTGATCTACACCGTGGCAGCCGGCGTGGCCGGCGCCGCGGGCGCGCTGCTCGCGCAGACCACCGGCTTCGCCTCGCTCGACGTGCTGGCCTTCGACCGCTCGGCCGACGTGCTGCTGATGCTGGTGATCGGCGGCGTGGGCTGGCTCTACGGCGGCGTCGCGGGCGCCATCGTCTTCAAGCTGCTGCAGACCTGGCTGTCGTCGGTGACGCCGCAGTACTGGATGTTCTGGATCGGCCTGATCCTGGTGCTGCTGGTGCTCGTGGGCCGCGATCGTCTGCTCAAGCCCTGGACCTGGTTCGGTGCCGGCAAGAAGGGCGGTGCGGCATGACCGACACCGTGCTTTCCACCCATGGCCTGGTGATGCGCTTCGGCGGCATCACCGCCACCAACAACGTCTCGATGGAGCTCAGGCGCGGCGCGCGCCATGCGCTGATCGGCCCGAACGGCGCCGGCAAGACCACCCTGATCAACCAGCTCACGGGCGTGCTCACGCCCTCGGAAGGCCGCATCACCTTGCTCGGCGAGGACATCACGCGCCTCGCGCCGCACAAGCGCGTGGCGCGCGGGCTGGTGCGCACCTTCCAGATCAACCAGCTGTTCGACTCGATGACGCCGCTCGAGACGCTGGCGCTGGTCGTGTCGCAGCACCAGGGCATCGGCGCGCAATGGTGGCGCCCGCTCGGCGCGACGAAGGCGGTGGCCGAGCGCGCGGGAGAACTGCTCGAGCAGTTCCACCTGGCCGACGTGGCGAATCAGCAGACGAAGCATCTGGCCTACGGCAAGCGCCGGCTGCTCGAGATCGCGATCGCGCTGGCCTGCGAGCCGCGCGTGCTGCTGCTCGACGAACCCGTGGCCGGCGTGCCCGCGGGCGAGCGCGAGGAGCTGCTGCAGACCGTGGCCGCGCTGCCGGCCGACGTGTCGGTGCTGCTGATCGAGCACGACATGGACCTGGTGTTCAGCTTCGCCGACCGCATGACGGTGCTGGTCAACGGCACCCTGCTGACCGAGGGCGATCCCGAGGCCATCGCCAACGACCCGCGGGTCAAGGAGGTCTACCTCGGCCATGGACAGTCCGCGGAGGCCGCCCATGTCTGAGCTGCTGCGCATCGAGAACCTCAGCGCCGGCTACGGCGAGGCCGTGGTGCTGCACGACGTGTCCTTCGCGCTCGGCGAGGGCCGCACGCTCGCGCTGCTGGGCCGCAACGGCACCGGCAAGACCACGCTGATCAACACCCTCGCGGGCGCCACGCGCCAGCACGGCGGCAGCATCGCGCTCGGCGGCCAGGCGCTGCACCGGCTCGCGCCGCACCAGCGCGCGGCGGCCGGCATCGGCTGGGTGCCGCAGGAGCGCAACATCTTCAAGTCGCTCACCGTGCACGAGAACCTCACGGCCGTGGAGCGGCCCGGGCCGTGGAATCCGCGCCGCGTCTACGAGATGTTCCCGCGCCTGGCCGAGCGCAAGACCAACCTCGGCACGCAGCTGTCGGGCGGCGAGCAGCAGATGCTGGCCGTGGGCCGCGCGCTGGTGCTGAACCCGAGGCTGCTGCTGCTCGACGAGCCGCTCGAGGGCCTGGCGCCGATCATCGTGGAGGAGCTGCTGCGTGCCATCCGCCGCATCACGCGCGACGAGGGCCTGGCCGCGATCGTGGTCGAGCAGCATCCGCAGGCGATCCTCGCGATCTCCGACGAGGCCGTGGTGCTCGACCACGGAACCGTCGTGCATGCCGACAGCGCGGCCGCGCTGCGCGCGCAGCCGCAGGTGCTCGATCGCTTGCTGGGCGTGGCGCGCTAGACGGTCGACGCCTCGGCCGGAAAGACAAGGAGACACAAGACCATGACGATCCGGAACACGACGATGCGACGAACCGCCGGCCTGTCGGCCCTGGCGGTCGCCGCGGGCCTGCTCGCCGCCTGCGGCACCGGCGGGCCTTCCGTGCCGCAGAGCCTGAGCCTCGGGCCCGACCCCGCCGCGGCCTGCGCGCGCCTCGCGGCACCGGTGCCGCCCGGCGCGATCGGCCTGCCCAGCGGTGCGGCGACCATCGACTCCGCCACCCTCGTCGCGGCCGCGCCGCTGGCGGTGGCCGAGCGCGGCCCGAGTCCGGCGGCGCGCATCACGCCGGCCACGCCCGCGCATTGCCGGCTGCTCGGGCGCATCGCGCCGCGCGATGCCGCGGCGCCGCCTATCGGGTTCCAGGTCAACCTGCCGCTGGCCTGGAACGGCCGCAGCCTGCAGTACGGCGGCGGCGGGTTCAACGGCGTGCTGATCACCGGCCTGGCGCTGGTGCCCGCGGCCCGCTTCGACCAGCCCGCGCCGCTCGCGCAGGGCTACGTGACCTACGGCACCGACTCCGGCCACCAGAACGTGGCCGGCCAGCCGCCGCAGGCCTTCGCGCTCAACGACGAGGCGCTCGAGAACTTCGCGCATGCCTCGTACAAGAAGGTGCGCGACGTGGCCGTGGCGCTGATGCAGCGCGCCTACGGGCAGGCGCCGCGCAAGCTCTACTTCATGGGCAGCTCGGAGGGCGGGCGCGAGGCGCTGACCATGGCGCAGCGCTATCCGCGCGACTTCGACGGCATCTTCAGCCGCGTGCCGGTCATCAACTGGACCGGGCTGCAGCATGCGGGCACGCGCAACGGCATCGCCACCTTCGGGGAGGGCTGGCTGCGGCCCGCGCAGGTACAGCGGGTGCACGAGGCCGTGCTCGCGGCCTGCGATGCGGCCGACGGCACGGCCGATCGCATCGTGTCGAACCCGGTGGCCTGCCTGCAGCGCTTCGATGCGGCCAGCCTGCGCTGCGCGGCGGGCACGCGCGGGGACGACTGCCTCAACGACGCGCAGGTGCAGGCGGTGCGCACGCTGCGTTCGCCGTGGCGCTCGCCCGTACCGCTGGCCAACGGCATCGCGGAGTACCCGGGCTGGGGCATCGGCGGCGAGGCCACGCCGGCCTTCGCCTCGATGGGCGGCTGGAACGCCTGGTGGACCGGCAGCGCCGCGCCGACCGTGCCGCCGCAGCCGAGCAACGGCATCGCGTGGTTCTACGGCAGCGGCGCGCTGCAGTACTTCTATGCCCGCGATCCGTCGCTCGACGTGCGCAACTACCGCGCCGAGGACCATGCGGCGCGCATCGCCGCCGTCTCGCGGCTGATGGATTCGACCGACCCCGACCTCGGCGCCTTCAGCGCGCGCGGCGGCAAGCTGCTGATGCTCGAGCACATGGCCGACTATGCGCAGAGCCCGTTCGCGGGCATCCGATATCACGAGTCGGTGGTCGCGCGCATGGGCCGCGCCGAGGTGGACCGCTTCATGCGGCTGTACACCGCGCCCGGCGTGGACCACGTGGGCAGCGGGGCGCCGGCCAACGTCGACATGCTCGGCGTGCTGGTCGACTGGGTCGAGCGCGGCCGCGCGCCCGCCGGCCTGCAACTGCTCGAGCAGGAGGTGCAGCCGCCCTTCAGGACGGTGCGCGCGCGCCCGTTGTGCGAATGGCCGCTGTGGCCCCGCTACGTGGTGGGGGGCGATGCGGCGCAGGCGGCGAGCTTCCAGTGCGTGCGCTAGCGTCGGGATCCGACGGGTCCTTCTGGTGCAGCGCTCAGATCGCGCAGCCGTCCGGGCCGCAGGCCGGCGTTGCCGACGAGGTTGAGGCGGGCGCGGCGAAGCTCGTGAGCTGCGCCTTCCACGCGTCCGGCCGGCCCAGCCACGGGCCGATGTCGACCCGGCTCGCGCCGCCATCGGGCCGTGCGAGCACGAAGGTCGGAAAGCCCTGGCCGCCGACGCGGCGCAGCAGCGCGCGGCTGGCCTCGATGTGCCGCGCGGTCGCCTCGCCCGACAGCCGCTCGAAGGCCGCGGCGAAGGCTTCGCCATAGAAACCCAGTTCCACGGCCAGCGCCTGGAGCACGTCGGCATCGGCGATGCGTCGGCCCTCGGCGTAGTGCGCGCGCTGCACGCGATGCGCCATGTCGAGCGCGCCGCCCGTGCGCAGCGACTCGGCCGCGAGCATCGCGGTGGTCGGCGGTTCGGAGTCCATCACGGCCGCGCCGTCGCGCAGCAGGCCCTCGAAGTAGGCCTCGCCGAAGGGCTGGCCCGTGAGCTCGGCGATGCGGCGGTCGTGCGGCAGCACGTAGTCGCGCCACTGCGGCGTGATGGCGCGGCGATTGGCGCCGGTCATCATGCCGCCGCCATGCAGTTCGACCCGCAGGCCTTGCACTTCGCGCGCCGCCTCGACCAAGGGTGCGGCGGCATAGCACCAGCCGCACAGCGGGTCGAAGATGCAGTGCAGGGTGGCGCCGTCGTGGCTGCCCGGGTTCATTGCGGCCATTTCATTTCTCCCTTGATGACCTTCGCGCTCAGTTCGAGCGAGGAGGCGTCTTCCAGCTTGGGGTAGCGCTTCTTCATCGCGGCGATCAGCGCGGCCGAGTCCTTGGCCTTGGCGGCCTCGGTTTCGAAGGCCTGCAGGTAGGCGCGCGTGAAGTTCACCGAGGCGAGCGTGGAGGGCGCCGAGCCGTCGGCGTTCGGCAGGTAGTGGCCAGGCACCACGGTCTTCGGCTTGAGTGCGGCGATGCGGTCGAGGGTGCGGCGCCAGTCGCGGCGCGACTCGGGCGTCTGCGTGTCGGCCACCCACAGGTGGATGTTGGCCGACACGGGCACGCCGCCGACCACGGTCTCGAGCGAGGGAATCCAGGCGACGGTGCGCGCGGGCGTGGGACCGACGACCTGGATCTTGCGGCCCTCGAGCTCGATCGTGTCGCCCGCGAGCGGCTCGGGCACCACCAGCGACTGCGGGGCGTTGTCCTTGAGGATCGGACCCCAGTGGGCCAGCTTGCCGTCCTTCGAGGCCTGGATCGCGGCCACGGTCTGCGGCGTGGCGACGATCCTCGCGTCGGGGAAGGCGGCGTGGATCACGTCGAGGCCGAAGTAGTAGTCGGGGTCGCTGTGGCTGATGTAGACGGTGGCGAGCCTGCGGCCGCCGGCCTGGATCTTCTTCACCAGCGCCTGGGCGTCGTTGCGCTGGAACTGGGCGTCGATCAGCACGACCTCCTTCTCGCCCGAGACGATGCTCGAGGAGACGGGGAACAGCGAGGCCGCGCCCGGGTTGTAGACCTCGAGCGTCAGCGGTGCGGCGGATGCGGCGAGACCGAGGGTGGAGAAGGTGGCGAGCGCGGTGGCGGCGATGAAGCGGCGGCGGAACATGGCGAATCTTTCTGCGCAGGAGGGTGTGACAGGTGAGCCCGCAGTGTGGATGGCGCCGAACGAAACAAAAACCGGCTCCCGCGCAAAGGATCGTTTCGGAATCCGGACGAATGAACCGGCTCAGTCGCGCCGCGCCAGCTTCTCCAGGTGCGCCACCAGCAGTTGCGCCGCGGGCGAGAGCGAGGCCTCGTCGCGAAAGCAGATCGCGAAGCGGCGCTTCGCCCACGGGTCGGCCAGCGGCATCAGGCGCAGGCCGTAGGCCTCGGTGAAGGGCTGCGCCACCTCGGCCGGCACCACGCTGATCGCGAGGCCGGCGCGCACCACGCGCAGCGCGGCGTCGAAGTTCGACACCAGCACGCGGTGCACCAGCGGCTTGCCCGCGGCCGTGGCCTCGCGCGCGAGCAGCAGCTGCACCGCGCTGAGCGCGGGCATGCCGACGAACTCGTGGTCGAGCAGTTGCTCGAAGCGCACCGCGCGCATCCGCGCCACCGGGTGCGAGGGATGGGCCACCACCGCGAGGTGATCGCTGCGGTAGTCGCGCCGCTGCAGGCCCTCGAGGTCGGCCGCGTCCCAGCACAGGCCGATCGAGGCCACGCCCTCGCGGATGCCGCGCACGATCTCGGGGCTCACGCGCTCTTCCATGTCGACGCGGATGTTGCGGTGCGCCGGGTCCTGCAGGAAGTCGGCCACGTCCTCGGCCAGCGACTCGGCCATCACCGAGGCCGAGGCCAGCATGCGCACGTGGCCGCGCATGCCGCCGGCATAGGCCGCCATGTCGCGCTCGATGCGGTTGACGCTGCCGAGCATGGCGCGCGCATGCTCGAGCAGGGTTTCGCCGGCGGCCGTGGGCACCACGCCGCGGCGGCGCCGCACGAACAGCGGCGTGCCCAGCGTGTCCTCGAGCTGCGCCAGCCGCTTGCTGATGGCCGAACCGACGATGCTGGCCTGGGCGCCGGCGCGCGCGATGCTGCGGGTCTCGCAGACCGAGACGAACAGGCGCAGGGTGGTGAGGTCGAGATCGCGCATGGCGTCGGCTCCGTGGTTTTCGTGGTGTTCCGATTCGGAACGGATCGGCTTCCGAAATATAGCTTCTGCATCGAATCGGAAAGTCTAAGAATCGAGCCGATTCCAGACACCCACGGAGACACCGCCTTGACCGAACTTTCCGAACCGGCGCGCCCGCACGCCTTCCTGCCGCCGCGCGCCACCGTGCGCGAAGTGGGCCTGCGCGACGGCCTGCAGAGCATCGCGCGCACCCTGCCCACCGCGCACAAGCGCGAATGGATCCGCGCCGCCCACGCGGCCGGCCAGCGCGAGATCGAGGTCGGCTCCTTCGTGCCCGCGCGGCTGCTGCCGCAGCTGGCCGACACGGCCGAGCTGCTGGCCTTCGCGAAGACCCTGCCGGGCCTGTTCGCCTCGGTGCTGGTGCCCAACCTGAAGGGCGCCGAGCGCGCCATCGAGGGCGAGGCCGACCTGCTGGTGGTGCCGCTGTCGGCCAGCCATGCGCACAGCCTCGCCAACCTGCGCAAGACGCCCGACGAGGTGGTGGCCGAGGTCGGCCGCATCCGCGCCGCGCGCGATGCCGCGGGCTCGAGGACGCTGATCGAGGGCGGCGTGGGCACCGCCTTCGGCTGCACGCTGCAGGGCCCGGTGGCGCCCGAGGAGGTGCTGCGGCTGATGCAGGCGCTGCTCGACGCGGGTGCCGACCGCGTGAGCCTGGCCGACACCGTCGGCTATGCCGATCCGGCGATGGTGCGCCGCCTGTTCGAGCGCGCGCGGGCGATCGCGGGCGAGCGGCTGTGGTGCGGCCATTTCCACGACACGCGCGGGCTGGGGCTGGCCAACGTCTATGCGGCGCTCGAGGTCGGCATCGCGCGCTTCGATGCCTGCCTGGCCGGCATCGGCGGCTGCCCGCATGCGCCGGGTGCCAGCGGCAACGTCGACACCGAGGACCTGCTGTTCATGCTGCAGAGCATGGGTGTGGCCACGGGCGTCGACCTGCGGCAGCTGCTCGCGCTGCGCGAGCGCGTGGCGCAATGGCTGGACGGCGAGACCCTGCAGGGCACGCTGTGGCGCGCGGGCTTCCCGAAGACCTTCGCGCAGGAAGAGGTGGCGGCATGAGCACGTCCCAGGACAAGCCTCTGCCGCTGGCCGGCATCCGCGTGGTCGAGTTCAC is from Variovorax paradoxus and encodes:
- a CDS encoding MBL fold metallo-hydrolase, with the translated sequence MFRRRFIAATALATFSTLGLAASAAPLTLEVYNPGAASLFPVSSSIVSGEKEVVLIDAQFQRNDAQALVKKIQAGGRRLATVYISHSDPDYYFGLDVIHAAFPDARIVATPQTVAAIQASKDGKLAHWGPILKDNAPQSLVVPEPLAGDTIELEGRKIQVVGPTPARTVAWIPSLETVVGGVPVSANIHLWVADTQTPESRRDWRRTLDRIAALKPKTVVPGHYLPNADGSAPSTLASVNFTRAYLQAFETEAAKAKDSAALIAAMKKRYPKLEDASSLELSAKVIKGEMKWPQ
- a CDS encoding ABC transporter ATP-binding protein; the protein is MSELLRIENLSAGYGEAVVLHDVSFALGEGRTLALLGRNGTGKTTLINTLAGATRQHGGSIALGGQALHRLAPHQRAAAGIGWVPQERNIFKSLTVHENLTAVERPGPWNPRRVYEMFPRLAERKTNLGTQLSGGEQQMLAVGRALVLNPRLLLLDEPLEGLAPIIVEELLRAIRRITRDEGLAAIVVEQHPQAILAISDEAVVLDHGTVVHADSAAALRAQPQVLDRLLGVAR
- a CDS encoding DsbA family protein, encoding MAAMNPGSHDGATLHCIFDPLCGWCYAAAPLVEAAREVQGLRVELHGGGMMTGANRRAITPQWRDYVLPHDRRIAELTGQPFGEAYFEGLLRDGAAVMDSEPPTTAMLAAESLRTGGALDMAHRVQRAHYAEGRRIADADVLQALAVELGFYGEAFAAAFERLSGEATARHIEASRALLRRVGGQGFPTFVLARPDGGASRVDIGPWLGRPDAWKAQLTSFAAPASTSSATPACGPDGCAI
- a CDS encoding tannase/feruloyl esterase family alpha/beta hydrolase produces the protein MRRTAGLSALAVAAGLLAACGTGGPSVPQSLSLGPDPAAACARLAAPVPPGAIGLPSGAATIDSATLVAAAPLAVAERGPSPAARITPATPAHCRLLGRIAPRDAAAPPIGFQVNLPLAWNGRSLQYGGGGFNGVLITGLALVPAARFDQPAPLAQGYVTYGTDSGHQNVAGQPPQAFALNDEALENFAHASYKKVRDVAVALMQRAYGQAPRKLYFMGSSEGGREALTMAQRYPRDFDGIFSRVPVINWTGLQHAGTRNGIATFGEGWLRPAQVQRVHEAVLAACDAADGTADRIVSNPVACLQRFDAASLRCAAGTRGDDCLNDAQVQAVRTLRSPWRSPVPLANGIAEYPGWGIGGEATPAFASMGGWNAWWTGSAAPTVPPQPSNGIAWFYGSGALQYFYARDPSLDVRNYRAEDHAARIAAVSRLMDSTDPDLGAFSARGGKLLMLEHMADYAQSPFAGIRYHESVVARMGRAEVDRFMRLYTAPGVDHVGSGAPANVDMLGVLVDWVERGRAPAGLQLLEQEVQPPFRTVRARPLCEWPLWPRYVVGGDAAQAASFQCVR
- a CDS encoding LysR family transcriptional regulator, which codes for MRDLDLTTLRLFVSVCETRSIARAGAQASIVGSAISKRLAQLEDTLGTPLFVRRRRGVVPTAAGETLLEHARAMLGSVNRIERDMAAYAGGMRGHVRMLASASVMAESLAEDVADFLQDPAHRNIRVDMEERVSPEIVRGIREGVASIGLCWDAADLEGLQRRDYRSDHLAVVAHPSHPVARMRAVRFEQLLDHEFVGMPALSAVQLLLAREATAAGKPLVHRVLVSNFDAALRVVRAGLAISVVPAEVAQPFTEAYGLRLMPLADPWAKRRFAICFRDEASLSPAAQLLVAHLEKLARRD
- a CDS encoding ABC transporter ATP-binding protein, whose product is MTDTVLSTHGLVMRFGGITATNNVSMELRRGARHALIGPNGAGKTTLINQLTGVLTPSEGRITLLGEDITRLAPHKRVARGLVRTFQINQLFDSMTPLETLALVVSQHQGIGAQWWRPLGATKAVAERAGELLEQFHLADVANQQTKHLAYGKRRLLEIAIALACEPRVLLLDEPVAGVPAGEREELLQTVAALPADVSVLLIEHDMDLVFSFADRMTVLVNGTLLTEGDPEAIANDPRVKEVYLGHGQSAEAAHV